Below is a window of Colias croceus chromosome 15, ilColCroc2.1 DNA.
TGTGGAGGTACCGGCCGGTCGGGTGCGAGTGAGCAGATACTGGCGGCGGCGGTACGTCGGCGTCGTTTGGATCGACGAGTGTGCTAGCTTCGGAATCAAGGAGATATTCCCTAAAAAGACAGGCAAATTTTATTGCTTGTAActcataggtaggtaattcGTAAAATTGGCTTGTGGTTAAATGTTGATAATAAACGCAAAGAAAAATACTTCATAATACGACAAACTAACTACTgaatactataaaaacaaaaaatcataacaacaatgaaataaaaaataaaaatgctttGTAACACTACTTTACTTTACTAGTAAACTAGCTGAATTTTTCGTTGCAAAATTTTATACGGGatataaaatgtgaaaatgttAACAAACAAAACACGTTAAAAATGTGTTGCAAAATCTCTTTTGTTtgcataacatttttaaattatacgtCACCTTACTTACCCAGACCCGAAATTCTCGTCATAGGAATGCTtcctgtaaaataaatttattttaataaatgtttcacaATTTCATTCAAGATTTTTCTAAACATCGACATCACAAACTAATAGACAGTTTATGACATAAAAACCTTTTCCAGTAAGCTCTAACATCAAGTTTTTCATGCGATACCTTCGATAAATTAatctaacatttatttatcagaCTAAACGTTTATCTAATTCCTCTAAACACTACAGTgcaaatttatctttttaaccGACCTCAAAATTTTGTAGAATTTATGCGAATAactgattatttaaatagaatttttatataagttcgTCTTTTTATGTATCtctatgtaattaataattatgtctaTCGGCTTGAAGTCGGTTATCatttgttgtaaaataaaaacatcgtGGACACCAACTTTTGTTTTTCATGCTCACtatatttattgcattttgCCTCCTAATGAAAAGCACAGTATGAAGCCAACACTTAGTCCTAACGAAAATAGTTCTTAACATTTACACATCAATAACTATTATCACCGAGTTTATAACCTTTCCATTTGATTAGGGAATAGAAATCGACCCCTTCCGGACCTACTGTACCGTCCACCCGAATATCTAAACGACGGTAACCAACCTAACCGAGCTAAGGACCCAATATGACGTTTTTGGAAATTGTCAAGCGTCTCATCATCTGTAACAGTAATCGTAtcttaataaactatttttttaaaaccgAAGAAAAATTTACTATTCTCAATAATTAACTCACCAACAGATCGCTTGTCATCATTGCCAGAATCATAATCCTCAGTATCAGGGGTAATGTCATTACGATCAATAACATCGGGAATCGAATAAATTGATCGCTTGTTCCTTGGGCTGTTAGAATCAATAAACATCGGTCGATAAAGTCCATGCACGGGCATGCCAACTACTCCCCTTTTAAAGTACCAGTTAGCATCATCAGCATCATTCTCAAACTTGTTCATATAATCAATTGATGCGGCGTCGCTTCTTTTGAATACTTGTTGCAAGGGTGGATAGACATCTGGATTGATTGATTGTTGGTAATCATATATTTCGTTGAAGTCAAGCGGCCCATCCATTTCAGAGAGCGGTGGCACAGAGTTCTGGTAAAATGGATAGTAATATTCGTCTCCCGCTAATTCGTCCCGTTTATGAATCAATCCATTTCGTGCCAGAGCAGCAATGTTACGTTTTTCATTTGGTTGACCGTATTGAGTTCTTCCAAATCGGAAGCCATCTCTAGCTAGTGCTTGGATGTTCCTCTTCATTGCGGAATAACTTCGAAGGCGAGCAATAGATGCTAAATTTCTCTTTTCATGTGTTTCTTCATCTTCTTGCTCCGGTTTGTCAGAGTCACTGTAAGGAGCTCTATAAGTAGGGAGCATTCCATTCTTGGCTAATGTTGAAATACTTCGTTTGTAACCATTAGAAATGCTTTTCAGGTAACCATCCCTGGCAAGGGCGGCTACATTTCTGCGAGGGAAACTGGGCCATGGATTTGATGAGCTTTCAGTCGGTAGAGCCTTAAcctattatacaaaaatacataattgtaGAAATGAAATAATCAGATAATTagtccatttttttattattcttaccTCTGTTACATATGATGTGTAGGCGAGAATAACTGAAACTGTTAAGACGAAGCAACTACGTAGCCTATTCATGTTTGTCCGGTAGCCGAGTCTCATCTATAATGAGTAGGTAAATCATcattagtgttgcccaaattcagtcttggtcttgcagtcttggtcttgcgtcttgcgtttttgcaagaccaagaccaagaacaagaccgcgtatttttagcaagaccaagaccaagactgaccgtgcaagacttgagcaagaacaagacatagcctgcaagactcttgcgtcttgcagctAGGACTTAGCGCTATTTCACTGAGTAGTTAGGTGTAACAGTTCGGTGTATAACTAGGTAAGTACGCTTAGGAATTCTATGAGACGcaaaaaactgtatcaaagaatatgaaaaactggacctatgctaactagttatttattaatctgcttgatctttactatggctatgataattcaagctcacaatgttcca
It encodes the following:
- the LOC123697714 gene encoding neuropeptide-like precursor 1, with product MRLGYRTNMNRLRSCFVLTVSVILAYTSYVTEVKALPTESSSNPWPSFPRRNVAALARDGYLKSISNGYKRSISTLAKNGMLPTYRAPYSDSDKPEQEDEETHEKRNLASIARLRSYSAMKRNIQALARDGFRFGRTQYGQPNEKRNIAALARNGLIHKRDELAGDEYYYPFYQNSVPPLSEMDGPLDFNEIYDYQQSINPDVYPPLQQVFKRSDAASIDYMNKFENDADDANWYFKRGVVGMPVHGLYRPMFIDSNSPRNKRSIYSIPDVIDRNDITPDTEDYDSGNDDKRSVGSIPMTRISGLGNISLIPKLAHSSIQTTPTYRRRQYLLTRTRPAGTSTER